The Candidatus Eisenbacteria bacterium genomic interval GGAGCCGCTCGGGATCGTAGGAGAGAAGCGGCCCGATGATGTCCTCGACGTCCCCGCCCGAGCAGAACGCGCGCCCCGAGCCCGTGAGGACGACGGCGCGCACACCTTCCTCCGTGTCGAGCCGTTCGAACGTGTCGCGCAGCTCGGCGTAGACCTCGAAGGTGAGCGCGTTCAGCCGGTCGGGCCGGTTGAGGGTGATCGTGGCGACCCCGGTCGCGGGATCGTGGGCGTACAGGAAGGAGCGCGGATGGATCGCCATCAGGAGGCGCCCTCGCGTCCGCCCTTGCCCGCGCCCTCGCCCGCGATCACCGCGGTGGCCTCGATCTCCACGAGCGCGCCATGGTCCACGAGCCGGCACACCTCGAGGAGCGCCATGGCCGGATAGTGCTTGCCGAACCGAGCGCGCCAGACCTCGCCCAGGAGCGCGCGACCCGCGAGATACGCGCTCAGGTCCGTGACGAAGATCGTCATGCGCGCGACGTCCTCGGGTCCGCCTCCCGCCGCGCGCACCACGGCGAGGATCTTGTCGAGCGCGTGGGCGAACTGCTCCACGAATCCGGGCGCGGCGCCCGAGGCGCCGGACCCCGCCTCGCCCGCGTCCCAGCCCGCCTGCCCCGCCACGAAGAGGAGGCGGCCATCGCGCGGCGCGAGGAGGCCGTGGTTCCACCCCTTCGGCGCGCCGAGACCCTCCGGATTCACGATCGTGAAGTTCATCCGTGGCTCCCCGTTCCCCGCATCGGCACCGCCTCTCCGTTCCGGCCCTTCGCCTCCTCGCGGCAGAGCGCGACCACCTCGTCCGCGACCTCGTCCGCGGAGATGAGCCGGCTCTGCCCCGAGGTCCCGAGCACCGCCTCGAGCGCCTCGTCCCGCGTCATGCCCGTCCGCTGCTCCACGTTCGAGAGCGTGCGCTCCGTCATGGAGGTGTCCACGTACGCCGGACAGACCGCGTTCACCGTGACGCCGGTCCCCTCGGTCTCGGCGGCCACCGCGCGCGTGAAGCCGACGACCGCGTGCTTCGCCGCGCAGTAGTGCGCGATGTAGCGCGCCCCCTCGAGCCCGGAGATCGAGGCCACGTTCAC includes:
- a CDS encoding RidA family protein produces the protein MNFTIVNPEGLGAPKGWNHGLLAPRDGRLLFVAGQAGWDAGEAGSGASGAAPGFVEQFAHALDKILAVVRAAGGGPEDVARMTIFVTDLSAYLAGRALLGEVWRARFGKHYPAMALLEVCRLVDHGALVEIEATAVIAGEGAGKGGREGAS